Genomic window (Bradyrhizobium sp. 186):
TCCGATCCGTCGCAGCCGTTCCTCCAATCTGGCTTTTTCCGCCAACATTGTGTCGCCAAGTTTGGCGGTCACCTCGTCGTGAATTTTCAAAAGCTCGTCAAGCGATAGCAACTTCAGATGATCGATGTTCATAGCTCCATCCCCGGTTCTAAGAGCATTAATCAATCAAGCCCAAACAGCGGGCAAGGCACGGCTTACAAAACGGTCCCACAATCCACATTTAATTTCGGCAACCAGCGGTATAATGGCGAGAGAGCGGTAATACCGTGACGAGCGCGAAAAAACCGTGGGCGCATTTAATTCGCGCACTTGGTTGCGATCCTGAATTCTGCACTGTCGCCTTTTGGCAACCCGGGCACCGCGCTCGGGCGCTGACTCACACGTCCGTAATCCGTAAAAAGGCACAAAACCGGGAAAATTGTCAGCGTGATCGAAGAGATTAGAGCTGGCATTGAAGACCCAGTTATGACGTCCGTAGGGTGGGCGAGCTCAAAATGAAAAATGGAAATAGACCGTTTTCTAGCGCTCGGGTTGGAAAGGAGACCTGATCCGCGAAGCAGATGCATTTAATCGCGGTGATGTGCTCGGATGTGGGTTAATTCACAGAACTGTTTAAAGGATCGAGTAGGGTGCCCGGCAAGCGTTCTGGTCTTCGAGGTCGGGCGGATGACACGAGAGCTTTCGCCATTGGAAAAGCAAGCTGCGGACGCACTGAGGCGAGCGCGGCGACTTCCAGTCGGTCCCGATCGGAACGATCTTCGGCAACTTGCATGGGGCCTTCTTGGCTGCACCGCAACGGGATGGATGCGCTCACCCACCGGCGAAACACCGATATTGCGGCCGCCCCGGTCGACATCAACCATCTCGCTCCAGAGCAGGATGTCGACCTCGCGGATTGAGCCGGACAATCCTGCCTTCGATGCCCGCCTAATTCAGGTGCTGGATAGATCGCTTCAGATGCCATGCCCACACACTGTGATTGAGCTTGAGGCTCTAAGCAGTCGATGAAGCAGGCCTGTTTGTTGGATATGCGTTGCGGCCTGTCGGATTGGCTTCGATTTGTAGCCTCTGAGGTTTGCGGCGATCTTGGAATGGGTTCGCGCAGGCGGGGAATGTCGATCTTTGAAAATGCCGCGACCGTCCACGGTAAAGCGGACACAGACGCCTGTCCGCCTCCACCGCCGGACCGTCGCACCGATATTGATAAATCTGCTCGCCGCTGCGCTCGCAGACTACAAACCGTTCCTGATCCGACCGAGAACGCGTTTGGCCGAAACGGTTGTTCGTCGCTCGACTTGCGCTTTGGCGTCCAGCACTTTATCGCCAGCTCGCGCGGCGCGCGGGCGGTTCACCTCGTCCGAAAGACTGGTGCCCTTCCCAAACGTTCCGACCGGACGACCATTTGTTGCGTGACCAACACTGATGTTTGCTTTGGCCTGTGCTGCAGGGGCTGATGTGTTTCGGGTGGACGACGGGCCAATGATCAGCTGGTCCTCATTGCTCGTGCCCGTCCCAAGCGCGCCGATCGGCAGACCATTTTGAGCGTGACCAACCCCGGCATTTCTTGCGGCCTGGGCTGCCGCCCGCGACTTCACCGGCGTGGCGGGCTGAACGTTCGGATTTCTCGGTTGGCCGTTGGTGCCCAGATTTGCGCCCGTGGCGGTGTCTTTCGTCCCCATTCCTGGGGGCGCTGACGGACCAGCATTGCCTGCACGCGTCCCCATCCCAGCAGGCGCCGACGGGCCAGCGTTGGCGCTGCTCGCCCCCGTCCCCGTACCCGCACCCGCGGACCCCGCATTTGCGCCGCCTGCTTGCGCCAGGACCAACAGAGATGAGCTCGCGACGATCGCGGCGAGAACCAAAGGGATGGCATGGGACATCGGACAATCTCCTTGGCCGAGCCATTAACTATGACGAGGGAACGCGGTTCCTGTTAGCCATTGCTCTTTCGACCGCCACAATGCAGGGCGAAAGCCAAATGGCGGTATCGATTAGCCTTCTGTGGTAGCAGGATACACACCGTTAGACGTGGAAAAAGTCCTCAAACTATTCGCAATTGCGCTGGTCAAAACAATTTTCGTGTCCGCCGAACGTTGCTTCTCTCCGACCGCAGAACTGTGCAGTAGAGAATTGTGTTCTGAAGCCGCGCGAGGCTGTGCGCAGCTATTTGGGCGCTCCCGCCTATTAAGCTCTGAACAGTCGTCACTCCAGAGATCGCCGAAGCGTCGATGATGTCTGTTCCATGAACGAAATCTCTGATCGCGTCATGGCTTGCAACCATAGCGGCGGAGCTTGCCCTCTATGACATCCAGAAGCGTATTCGCCACCCGCCCACAAATAGATGGCGGCAACACCGGACGGTGTCGTCGAGCAAACCGGTGCTGTGTTCGAAGCCAAGTTCATGCTGCCCTTGGCATTCACGGAGGTGGCTGCGACCGACAAGCACTTGGCCAAGTTTCAGCACAACATGTGGGTCACAACTACCCGCAGCGCCGTTCTCAATCATCACCGGAGGCGGCAAATGGGTCGACATCAAGATTCATGCTGATCCGCTCTATCAGCACGTTCTTCTGACAGCCGAGAGAAGTTCTGGCGCTGCGTCCAGAGTGGCGAACCCCCTGTCCTAAACCGGGAAAATTGTCAGCGTGATCGAAGAGATTAGAGCTGGCGTTGAGAGACCCGGTTATGACGTCCGTAGGGTGGGCCAGCTCAAAATGAAAAATGGAAATAGACCGTTTTCTAGCGCTCGGGTTGCAAAGGAGACCTGATCCGCGAAGCAGATGCATTTAATCGCGGTGATGTGCTCGGATGTGGGTTAATTCACAGAACTGTTTAAAGGATCGAGTAGGGTGCCCGGCAAGCGTTCTGGTCTTCGAGGTCGGGCGGATGACACGAGAGCTTTCGCCATTGGAAAAGCAAGCTGCGGACGCACTGAGGCGAGCGCGGCGACTTCCAGTCGGTCCCAATCGGAACGATCTTCGGCAACTTGCACGGGGCCTTCTTTGGCTGCACCGCAACGGGATGGATGCGCTCACCCACCGGCGAAACACCGATATTGCGGCCGCTCCGGTCGACATCAACCATCTCGCTCCAGAGCAGGATGTCGACATCGCGGATTGAGCCGGACAATCCTGCCTTCGATATTCGCTAGATGTATCGCCAGAGGGCGAGCCACAGCTCGACAGGCAATTCTTTGAGCAGCTTGATCCGATGGCGGTCTCCAAAAATCGCAGTCCGCTGGCCCCAGGCCTATCAAGCTTTCTGGCGCTGAACGCAGATCAAGACCTGGCAATCAGACGTGTTAACCGTCCTTCACGTGGCGGCAGTCCGCCCCCCAATTTGCAGGCACAGTTGCAGGCTGATTCTCGATCCTTCTGCCTAAAAGAAGACCTGATTGCGAGCGCAGTAGCTCCTTTGCCTGATCATCGATTGCGGAGAGTCGCTCCAGCTGCCAGCCCTATGTGTTGCGGGCTCGTGGCGTTCCCGCTATTGAGGAAGCATGACAAGATTTTATCTCATTGCGGGATGGCTAGCGCTGGGGGCCATAGCGTTCGTGACGCTTGGTCCCGTCCATGACAGACCCCAAGTTGCGCCGCCTCATCTGGAACATTTCGCAGCGTTTCTGGTGTTGGGCTTGGTATTCTCACTGGCCTATCCAAACCGGTCGATCCATGCAATCACAATCGCGGTTGGCGGCGCCATCCTCCTTGAGGGTCTGCAACTCCTGACGCCCGACCGACACGGTCGCCTGGTAGATGCAATGACCAAGGTTGCCGGGGCTGCTTCTGGCATTATGCTGGCTCGCGTTGCGCTCAACTCTTGGCAAGCTAGATTGAGAAGCGTGCCTGCGGTGAGCAACATTTTGAGGCAAAGCGAGCAGGATCA
Coding sequences:
- a CDS encoding VanZ family protein, translating into MTRFYLIAGWLALGAIAFVTLGPVHDRPQVAPPHLEHFAAFLVLGLVFSLAYPNRSIHAITIAVGGAILLEGLQLLTPDRHGRLVDAMTKVAGAASGIMLARVALNSWQARLRSVPAVSNILRQSEQDQR